The following are from one region of the Flavimobilis soli genome:
- the sepH gene encoding septation protein SepH, which translates to MADLELIGLDEDGEHIVLASSDGARFRLRIDEPLRAAVRRDRPQLEQLRQTAPGSLPPREIQAQVRAGLTAEEVAESAGISVEHVRRYEGPVLAEREYVAEQARATRVGRDAGSPNLGDLVTDRLAARHVDTEELRWDAWRPVGSSWMVSVSYEVGDAEHRAVWAFDQQARTLTATDDESRWISETRLHDEVVPRRHLSPVRGDVFDVEASGPISDLEPAEPAGFEDTTSALLDDLSARRGVRQLIDVEEPEDDDEGLFGLASVTQEEDLDADAGAPVPVEAIGRLYSLGDRSPRSAAEVGETTELPLTEDVPEPPAPEPEAPVPAPEAPAAADPTPPPLERAARGGRKGRPQVPSWDEIVFGARTDD; encoded by the coding sequence GCCGCGGTCCGGCGCGACCGCCCGCAGCTCGAGCAGCTGCGTCAGACGGCGCCGGGCTCGCTCCCGCCGCGCGAGATCCAGGCGCAGGTGCGCGCGGGCCTGACGGCCGAGGAGGTCGCGGAGAGCGCGGGCATCTCGGTCGAGCACGTCCGCCGCTACGAGGGCCCGGTGCTCGCGGAGCGCGAGTACGTCGCCGAGCAGGCGCGCGCGACGCGCGTCGGCCGCGACGCGGGCTCCCCGAACCTGGGCGACCTGGTCACGGACCGCCTCGCTGCGCGGCACGTCGACACGGAGGAGCTGCGCTGGGACGCGTGGCGCCCGGTCGGGTCGTCGTGGATGGTCTCCGTGAGCTACGAGGTCGGCGACGCCGAGCACCGCGCGGTGTGGGCATTCGACCAGCAGGCCCGCACGTTGACGGCTACCGACGACGAGAGCCGGTGGATCTCGGAGACGCGCCTGCACGACGAGGTCGTGCCGCGCCGTCACCTCTCCCCCGTGCGCGGCGACGTGTTCGACGTCGAGGCGTCCGGCCCGATCTCCGACCTCGAGCCGGCAGAGCCTGCGGGCTTCGAGGACACGACGTCGGCGCTCCTGGACGACCTGTCGGCGCGCCGCGGCGTGCGTCAGCTGATCGACGTCGAGGAGCCGGAGGACGACGACGAGGGTCTGTTCGGGCTCGCGTCGGTCACTCAGGAGGAAGACCTCGACGCGGACGCTGGAGCGCCGGTGCCGGTCGAGGCGATCGGCCGCCTGTACTCGCTCGGTGACCGCTCGCCGCGCTCGGCCGCCGAGGTCGGCGAGACGACGGAGCTCCCGCTGACGGAGGACGTCCCCGAGCCGCCCGCGCCGGAGCCCGAGGCTCCCGTGCCTGCCCCGGAGGCTCCTGCCGCCGCGGACCCGACTCCCCCGCCGCTCGAGCGTGCCGCCCGTGGCGGCCGCAAGGGCCGCCCGCAGGTGCCGAGCTGGGACGAGATCGTCTTCGGCGCCCGCACGGACGACTGA